GGTAGGTACGTACTTACAGGAGACACATGTAAAGACCTAACTATTAGTAACTATCTATAGATATCTGTCTGCTTTCATGAAAGAATAGTATTAGATGAGACGTGCTCTTGCACACATTATGCATTCTGTGCTACAGCCGTGATACCTAGTTCAGTGGATATGAATTATTGGACCTTCGATTATAAgggtaggtttgaatccagtccagggcatgtacctccaacttttcagttttgtgcattttaaggaattaaaatatcacgtgtctcaaacggtaccTAATGAAAAAACATCATTAGGAAACCTgcgtgagaattttcttaaatctttaCTTGTGTGAAGTTTGCTATTAGCCTCACTATTAGCCTCACCCTGACCAGCCAAACATGGGCTGTTACTTGGTGGATGATGATTAGATACCTACTAGCAGCTCGTTTGTGACTTAGTTCACGTGATAGTCTCTAGGTTACAATACCTTTGTTTGTGTAGTGGTGGGTAACTACGGTAGTGGACTACGATCTATTTTGTAGTTCGATACCAAAATaatcatttcattttaaaactttttaaatagcCTATTAGCCAGCTTTTCGTCACGTCACGGTGGCGGTCCTAATCAGAAAGCTACGCATATACTTCACCATCTGAGTGCGAAGATTAATTAACCTGGCCGACAGTGAGTGTCTATAAATTAGGCCAACCTCTAAAATAGGTAATTTTACTAATCCCGAAGTTAGTCAGCGCCTCAAGTGTTTGCATCATTGATAGGTATACCGGCTATTGAAGCGTGAGGTCCTGAATTCGATGCCCAGTCGCGACTAAAAAGTTACAAGTAAATAATCTACGATTTTCAAAAAGCCTTTTTTGTTTTCGTCCGGGAAAGTATCTACTACCTATTACCTACTGCTATGGTAACTTCTGTTGTCAAAAGGCATTTATGTGCTCTGATCAAAAGAATATAGCCGACCGTTTCATTACAGACACATGAGGCTTAGTATGCCTCAGATCGTATAAATGGAAATGTACCTCAGATTCAGATAGACCAGAACAAGGTCGGCAAATTGGACGTGTTCTTTGCATGCTCCGCCAAACGTTATAGGCTCGTTACCCACTTATGACTATTTGGCTAACAGGTTGCTCCAGCCTTAGTGACCTGCAtaactacctacctaggtaattactaaaaaaaacatcaaataagATCGTATTTTAAAGCTCTTTCTGACTGAGATCGTTTGATAGAGTACTACCACCAATCACCATGATTTATCGCAGTAAAATGTTAACAAGTAGGTATTAAAATAGTCGTCTTTTCTTGTAATAAGCGTTTAAAACTAGGCTATAAAGTTTTAATGCTGATGTAATGAATTCGAAATGCAGATGACTGTGTCTGCCCTTTGTTACAGGCAACTTGCCAGCTAAACAATTGCTTTTACAAACTGCCAAAAACTGGCTTGTTGAACTTAAGCTTACGGTTCttactgtaggtaggtacctagtgATCCAATTAGGCAACAAGGTTTCTCAGGATTACTTATGATTTAAATTACACAGTATTTAATTCTGTGGTAAAGTTCAAACAATTCTGAGTTCacagaaaaattatatttacttgtattTTAGTTATAAATTGTGTTGCGTAAAAGGAACGCTGATTGTCCCAAACTCCCGATTGATTGAGCTATTTATACGATTTTAGTAAAAGATCAATGTAGGTTCatattattagcatatttaaaacttaggaaagtatttttttacgaCTACTGGACTGGTGACATAGTTTGTTCTAGTACCACGATATGTAAATATCTATCAGGGGTATAATTTCATATAATACGTTGTTGTTATACCATTAAGATGTTACATAATATCTTAATGGATTATCATCTGGTGAGATCGCAGACGAGGGCTAACTTCCCGTTGAATAAAAAGATGATTGATTTTTAATGAGGCTAtgctatacctactaaaatccaaccatttatttattaaaattgtttattgtcGCAAAACTTGAAAATTCTGACGCACCAGGCAACACTCTTTTTATTTGACACGAACTGTAATACCAACTAAATTCTAAAGAATGTTTTATATACCGAGAAGTGAAATATTTCTTCTTATCAGGAGCAAATGGGGCGGCCGATAAAGCCTTTTTATCACGTAGGTTGTGTACCTACTTTCTTTTTGTAGAACTACTTAGTCGAGTCACGAATTTTTggataacatattttttatttcgtgtAAAAAAAACTCGCCCAAAAGTGCTCTTGTCAGATAGTTCGAAAtgcagatatttttttgtttttttaatgtttaaaatgtaaatgaattcggtttgaatttatttgtatatgGAAAATTTGTCAAAccgcatttataatttactaaccCACATTATAACTACATAAATAATtcggttaaataaatattagttgaataaatattatgtatacctaCACGGCAGCTCTACACAATAtggaaatatttatttcaacctTGAAGTTAAGTAAATAACACTTGAGTCATCGCAGTACCTGTGTTGCTGTACAAATACAACTTCCTATGGCTGgaaatttattttggaaaacgAAAAATAGTTAAAAGCTTATTCAGATCTTTTCTTCTAAACTGCAAGGGACactataatttcttttttgtacACTTTTCACAGCGTTGTTATAAAAAGAGTATTTGCGAGTATTTTTGATTACTCAAGGTACCTACATGTGCAAAagcattgaaaaaaattaactgttTAAGTGTATTTATCACAATTATCGATATTCTTATTACTACTTTGTTACCGTAATTAATAACTGGGACAATAACTGGAATTTTGTTCCGCAAGCCGGTATCCCCTGGGGTAATGGCAATCAGCTCTAATAGCTTCAAACACAAACCTAGCATTTATCACACGAGCAAGTAAATTGCTGCAACAAAGTAAATAGCAACGAGTGACGCGCGGTGGCGTGATCGAGTTACTAGCAAACCTTCACTCACACCAACATCCAGTGGACATCATCCAACGCTGTTCCACTGCACGGGTAATGAATTAAAACAGGTGATCAATCAGCAATGGTTACGGTACGAAGAATAGAAACGACAGATGCATTTTTTACTCTAATAGTTAGacagtcataatttaatttattcgttGAGTTGGTATACATTGCAGATTATTAGAATAGAGAAGGTGGTtactataaaacaaaagaagcaatgtataaaaaataagtagataATGGAGCCATTGTTGATAGTAGAAGTGTAGAGATAGGAGGCGCCGTCGGGCGTGCCTTCGCTCACGTAGACAACTGTTCTAGATGGATTGACGGCTGcaaaaaattaaggaaaattGCATCTAGTGCACGCGTGATGGAACGTAATTATGCAAGATATTCGACCGTGCACATAATCTCTCGTTTTTTACCAGACAACAATGTTTTAACTGCTCGTCTGTATACCTACACCCGACTAACTCCGCTGGTTTCCGTGGAAATCTGGCAAATCAGTGCGGCAAAGTCCgacaaatacttttaaattaattatggtCAAGTCAATACCGGGATcctgaaacaataaaataatttttaaaaagtttgtttgatagGTTTAATAATGAGGTTGGAGCAAGAAGAGCGGCTTTCTTCTGCATTGTATGTATCTTTGCCAACGATATAGTCATCAATTCTATAGATATCAATTGAAAAATCACTCTCAGTATATGTTTGCTGTATAATTTTCCTTTTTCTACTTATAGGTGAATGCTTATTTATTGACAAACGAATATAGGTATGATAGTAAAACTGTAATcggttattgttttttaatgatTACATTTATCTATTTTGGTACTTGCGTTATCAACTTGCCCAATTTAAATGCTATTCAGACCCGTCCAAActgaatatataaaaacacGGTAATTTAAGTAATGATAAcagtgtttacttacatttttttataattacccAAAACTATCTAATATGTACACATATAATACAAAAAGacttaaacatttatattatgaaaacGATCTATGGATAGGTATTAAATTTTTAGATACATAACACTGAGAGAAAAAATATGGTTTTAATCCCTCAAGTAAACAATACTACAACAGAACAGCAGATATTGTACTACTATATACTACATAATAGCTCACAGCTATAAAGTCGTCTTTTAAAGTCACTTTTTAGAAGCACAAATTATGTAAACACCAAAAAACATGTCCGTATGACAGCTAGTACATACATGAATGGCCTTGTCTATGTCGTTACTTGTCGTCCGGCACGATCAGCGGGTTCTCATCCGTGTAGATCACAGCGTAGTGTCCCGAGTTGTACTTCTTCATCTCTTGTTCGAACAGGATGTTGTTGATGGCCTGCTTGATCATGGACCGCGTCCGGTCGTCGTGTTTCCTCAGCGACATCGCGATGTATTCCCCGAAGCTGTCACATTCGTCCTTTTTCTTGTAAAATTTGGATCTTTTCAACATTTTCCTATTCAATACATCCTTTTTCTCTATTATCATATCATCTTCGTGAAGTATCTTTCTCTTTCGCACCAATCTCGTGGATTTTGGGCGGTAGATTTTGGGCGGGGTATCGGGGATTTCTGCTTCCTCTTTGACGATGATGTGGACCGGGCTATGGCTGTTGATATCCTCGTATTCTTCGGTATCTGACTGCAGTTCGTCTGGTGGTTCATGTGGTTCGTCCACTGAGGGCTTCTTCATAGGTGTTGTTTTCTGtgaataatacaatttaaaattattatttactattattacagATATAAGAATTTCACTGACAACCAGCATTGTGTTGTGGTGGTTGGACATAAACCATTATAAACATCTAGTTGATGTCGATGGAGATTGTACAATTGCTTTTCATCAATCTACTGATTTGGTTATCTAGAGGCCGTTTTTAAAACATCAATAAGAGTATCAGCCTTTTATAACAGTAACTGCGTGTGTAACTCTGTGGACACACTGTCGCCAcagtaaattaaatgtttactgtTATTGCAACGCTTATTGCTACCTCGAAGCTGcaattctttaaatttaattgatatgacctctgcctccgattccggagtgcgtaggttcaaatccggtccgaggcatgcacctccaacttttcagttgtgtgcattttaagaaattaaatatcacgtgtcaaacggtgaaggaaaaacttcgtgaggaaacctgagaattttcttaattctctacgtgtgtgtagtctgccattccgcatcgggccagcgtggtggactattggtttaGTCCCTCCAATTCTGAGAAGAGAcgcgtgctcatcagtgagccgaatattagttgttaatgatgatgatgcagctgaatagtgacgtcacaataGCCGGATGCAGGACAGTGCAATGCAAGACATGTTCTGCTATAATCGAAAGTTCTACAATTAACATCAAAAGACGACTCAAATTTATAGACAATATActtcattataaattattataaattttttttatatcagagGCACGCTGCAATATATCTTGATTCTTGATACAATCATCATAAAGCACAAAATAGTAGTTTACCTATCAGGACAATGTTCTCTATGCAAAACAAAATCGAGGCCACGCGTTATCAGAGCCAAATTGAAAACAATTGGGGTTCAGCATAGCAACACATGTGTACCAGTGTGTCAGGGACACACACATGTGCCTACTGATCAATTGCGCACAATTATTCGGCGAGTACCTGCTACAGTACCGGCGCGATAAGAAGATCTATCTGACAGCATACGATTGATGAGTTTCTTAATACATACTTGACAACGATTTCAATggtttccattatttttttagaatgtaaagttagcccttgactgctatctcacctggtgttaagtgacaatgcatcTAAGACTGAAgcggatttacttagaagaggCACAAGTCCACCTCTAACCTCaaagttatcaacccatatatgactcactgctgagctcgagtctcctttcagaatgagagaggggttaggccaatagtccacaacgctggcccaatgcggattggcagacttcacacacgcagagaattaagattctctggtgtgcaggtttcctcacgatgttttcctttaccgtttgagacacgtgatatttaatttcttaaaatgcacataactgaaaagttggaggtgcatgccccggaccggattcgaacccacaccctccgaaatcggaggcagaggtcatatccactgggctatcacggcgacCTCAGAGTAAGAATATCTAATGCAAGCCAATCAACCTTCCAAcaagtccacgtgcctgcagcgctaaatgacatccgataaaactgaatTGTGTAATGGTCGCGATGTGCTTGACATTGTGATCAGTGGTTAACATATGAAACTGACAGTTAACGGTGACGGTGAAGAAAatcggtctttgccggtagtcaAGGCATTTATACAAAGTTTGCATCTGATAGATCTTGGATTCGACATGTAATTCGATTCGgggttttgtattttgtaaattggcAAATATTTAGTCTTGTAGGTAGGTAGACTTACTTGGCCGTGTTAACCAATtgcaagcgatctagcgttccggtatgacaGATATTTAGATTCGTAAAATAAGCCGTAGGTACTTTCTAtttgttgcctgggaagcattgtcgttcgttatgtcatcgtcaggatcgtaaaggacgttttttgggcgtctagatctacaatcagcgttggaaTCGGGGGTGTAGCTACAAGTCTCAACCACcagttggttggggtgggtggcggctctctcaaaataagttttcgagagctgtttcatatattgggctaCTGTGGGGAGATCAAGGTCTCTATGTAGGTCGTTATTGCGAacaaaccacggagcgcccgtggcctgacgtatgaatcggttctgaaggaccTGAAGGGGTTTTAGAGTCGCCTTTTGggcggtgggcaaacactacactgcGTGTACACTTACTATTTTGTTCGTAAATAACTTTTTAGACTGTCGTCACTAAACTCAGATtacaatcaagggctaacttttcaaTGAATAAAATCTGTACATCATAGTTTTCTTGTATTAGAGGAGTATATGTGGGCGCGACCGAAGCCACCAGAGCGCATGTGTGGAGCGATGTGTAGAGCGGATTACAGTGTTTGTGCGGTAGTCGGTGTAATCCCGACGGGCTCGTAATCGGCTTGAAGCCCGACCGACTGATAGGGGGTTCGATTACCGCGATACCGCGCCCCGCACGCCGCGCCCGCACCCCGCCGGCCTTGCGTAACACCACACTGATTTTGTAGGAAAAATACGAAtgttaggtattttattttgcctcgttggtccagtgattagcaACGTGGCTCTGGTAACTAAGTCCTGGGTtccttaataattatgtacctaaaaAATCAAGAATTAGGTAATTACCTAAGTAATTGGCTCGTTGGACTGATAGTTAGCCTTATGTGACTACCTGTGACTACGGAtctcgaggtcctgggttcgaatcctgagtaGAGATGTGACAATTCGAATGTTTTAATGGTAATAACCAATACAGACGTCTaaacatgctctccgaggcacgggggtgtaacaccattaATCTAACCCTGTACTGAAAACTTCTAAGAAGAAAGCAATGTTAATAATGTGCTGCTTCATTGCAtgacctaggactcgaacccacgacctcgtgGTCCGAAGCCACACGGGCTAACCACTggccggacgcccgcgactccgtagGCCATGTATTTTTTCAGGATGAAAATTAGCCTTTTATTCGGCTCCAAGGTATGGTTTGTATCAACTAACCGTTTCTGACTCCTCATTATAAATGTGACTCGGCAGAAAGCTCAAGTGGTTGTACAGAAACCATGACGACTTGCCGCCATGGCGGATCTTCGCCTTCTCCCGCCGATGGGAGGCGAAGATCGAGTTGAACTTCTTCCTCAGGTCCACGACCTCGCAGCCATAGCGCTCCGCCAGCTCGCACCAAGCCTCGTACTTCGCTGTCTGGACTCGGTACAGGTCGTGGTTGGGATCCCACAGCATTCCCTTCGCTTTGTACGCCTTTATCAGACGTATCACTTCTTCGTTTGTCCATTCCAATGTTTCAGACATTTTGAATAAGTTACActatttttaacttattatgTAACTTTTAATCACTTgtatttattaagatttaacGCGATAGCAAATGATAATGAATTGTGTAAACAATATCACGTGTTACATTGATGGCGCGTTATTCGGCGAAATTACGAACGACaatacgatacgatacgattGGTCTTGGTGAGTGAACATCGCGCACTTTTCAATTTGGTTGGGTTATACAGTAACTAAGCGGGAGTACGGAAGCCGGTGATGTACGTATTGAGCACAGATTAATATCATTCGCTATTCTGTGGTACGAGGAACGTTCGCGCGTTCGTTCGCGTACGTTCGTtcgcgcgcgggcggcgcgccgACTGCGGTGAGCGGGGCGCTCGGCGCTCGGCTCCGTTCGACCGTGTTCGTGCCTGCTCGCTCATGCATTCACCTAAGGTTGCCAGCATTTCACAGGCGAAATATTTGTCTAAATGAACTGTAAAAacacttcaaaaatatatagtaggtaagtaggtatatactcgtattacccttccttttggcttcgccatAGTCAGGTAAAACGAGGACATAAAAAGAGCATGATTAAATCctaattgttatttttgaacCCCTGACGCaagaggtgttataagtttgacgtgtttgtctgtctgtggcatcatagTTCCCGAAcgtatgaagcgatttcaatttagttttttttttttgtattatagatGACTTATGTACGAATGTTCTTATatatgtttgataaaaataggTTGAGCCGTTTAAGAGTTGTGGGgggaaagtggggaagaacaaccgaaattatttgcaaatatattagagtctaaaatgaaagcgcactgagaGAGAATAATGGTTTAATAGAGAGTGTTCTTAATTTCGTTTTATGAGAAAATTGCTGGTGGGATAATTGAGACATGGAAATCCGATTGCATACACTGAACTGTTGTGATTTGTGAGTTGTGAGAAAGAATTTCTggcaaaaaaatcttttataccTAGTTAAATTCCATTGGTGTTTTTAAAAACCTAAAAcattataggtacctaagttATCAGTTGGTAACCCTATTGCTATAGGTATTCGTTCGCGGTTCGGAACGGATCTTACGACTCAAATGTTTCAGAATTCGAGtagtattatataatgatttatttattttgctatcatctgcgaaaattcggcgaacccatgcgacaacgtcacccaggtccgacaaaatactctctacgtacgtacgtacgtacgtagagagtacaATGAGAGagaacgtgcaattgcacgttgtagagtcaacatctcctgaggatgctccggtttcggggtgaaacgtacgtagagagtattttgtcggacctgggtgacgttgtcgcatgggttcgccgaattttcgcggatgatagcaaaataaataaatcattatataatcatgatgaacttccgcaaagtaacgcctgcttctatccaatatttaatcgAGTAGTATTGATTTGATGCAgttcaatatcatcatcatcttttcaTTGCGTTGGGGTGAAAGAGATGGGACAACTCCGTCGCCgttggacgacattttgtctgtTTCTCACCGGTACTAGTCCTCCGCGCGCTCGTCCCTGCTAGTGCCCAACGCTTCCCATTTTGTCGGCGACAGCACGAGTCAAAGGATTAGCACGGGGTGTCGCGATTATTTGCGCGTGTAGAACAGGGCTTGGAGCATTATGTGGTGTTAGGTCTACCGACGATACTTCTGCGCTCGCAAAGTCTCCGGTGAGGCTATTAAGGAGCTTATGGCAATTAAGAAGAGACTCTAATGAATTGCCTCAAACAACAATAACCAATAAGTGAGTGTTGTAAAAGCACAAACTCGTATTACGCAACAACAACAATGGCGCGCTTTCAAAACGCTTCCGGTGCGGTGTGCACTGCTCAGGGCGAGGGCGCGCTTGGGAGCAATCATAAAATTACTCATAATTTCCTTAATAAGGGAGCTATGCCACCTTTTGGTATATCAATATAATTCCGTGAATCGTACCATAGTtaggtatatctatatctaccttttttttttaaaaaaatgaaaaaaaaaacctacctacctaggaaattaattaattacgtcACATCCGACCGTCTAGCTCTAGAGTCTAGACAGAtccaaaatactttattttacttatgTACTGAATATTAGAAAGAATATACCAAATAGGTAATatgctaaaaatgcacataggtACATAGACAGTATGACACTAGAAAATATGTACTAAGTACATtttttcacattatatttcactaaaaatatattgcaatggtaggtaagtacctagtctacctatctacactaatactataaagctgaagagtttgtatgtttgtttgcttgaacgcgctaatctcaagaactactggtccgatttgaaaaattctttcagcgttagatagctcgtttatcgaggaaggctataagctatatattatccccgtattcctacgggaacgggcaccacgcgggtgaaaccgcgcggcgtcagctagtcgagTTATTCAGATCTGtaatgatagttttttttttcattaaaaaaaataaaacgtcgAGTACCTAATCCAATAAGTAGAAACAGTACAACATTGAGTTCGGCATACAGCTGCGCAGATCGGCTCCCTCACAGGGTGCTCACACAATACACAGGGTGCGCGTATACAGGGCGCTCGTAAACCGGGTGCCGCCTATTTGGCACTCGTAAAAGTGTCTCGTAAATTCGGGCTCACAAATGCGTCGCTGCAGATAGCTGCGCCCCCCGGCTCCGCTCGCAATAATCTCGCGATAAGCCGCCGTGTGCTGGTTGATGGCTTGGGGTCGCTTGCTTTTGTCCAAATTGCTTATTAGACTACGTGTCTGTACGGCGTATTTTGATACGTCTATACGCACAACTGACGGAGAGGTTTGGGTAAAttggattttttcattttaattattattatttatttgggacGTTTGTAGATTATGGATATACTTAAGTACAGAATACTCGATggatataaaaaacattttgacggcctccgtggcgcaatggtatgcgcggtggatttacaatacggaggccctgggttcgatccccacctgtgccgattgagattttcttagttggtccaggtctggccggtgggaggcttcggccgtggctagttaccaccctaccggcaaagacgtatcgccaagcgatttagcgatgtcgtgtagaaaccgaaaggtgtgtggattttcatcttcctcctaacaagttagcccgctgagTTAGAGAAGACAGCTTCCATcataaactgcatcatcacttaccaccaggtgaaattgtagtcaagggctaacttgtaaagaataaaaaaaaattggttgttaATTTTAGAATCTTAGATCCAGTGAGTAAAGTCATTGTCAGAATTGGTAAcagtcaaaataataaataacaaaatagtaaatagttttGTAAGGTTATTGTGAAGAACGCAAGGAAAACGACGTGAATAATGCTactaagaaaaattaaatctttttgaATTTAACGTAGGCGATCTTGCTAAAATTTAATACAaccacaaaatattaataaaataaaatacctatctacatacctacttaaataaatgtattaaatcTGAAATGTTCTgtgtacttttaaaattattaaatcatttgaTCGGAAAACAGATTATTttgatatgattatgattatattattgaaatatgtGTGTATTTCGATTTGTGattaggtataattataatcacaaacaaatatttaacaaatatagTTGCATCATTTAAATCGTAAAAATATAGTTAAGTATCATCTACCTACTTGgttataaaacaatttaagaggatttaatgtaaattaaaaactaactcTATAACCTGCTATAgctgtatattaaaaatgttcagaGACGTTGGTAGTTatgttattaaccgacttccaaaaaggaggaggttctacgttcgactgtatgtatgttttttttttttttttttttttttttttttttatgtatgtccagcgataattccgtcatttgtggaccgattttgaaaattctttttttgttttgaagggtttaattccagggtggtcccatttttttcatgtcaggatctgatgatggcatcctggagaaatcgagaggaactttcgaaaatcgtagagacagctagtgcgtttgttagtgtttctataaggtattttaaaccactacaattttatgaaggtctggagttggtctgatgatggagctgatatacagacgatggaactcgtcaacgatttacagcaggtaccttttgtttgggcttgatttatttgtattgatgagaactttccacctagatgggttgtgactgtattaagggtctgatgatgaagacaaaggacagtgaagagaactcctcgacggttcacagtagctaccttgtgtttggacttgaaaaatttgtattgatgagaactttccacctagatgggttacgactgtattaggggtctggtgatgaagacgaagaatagttaagggaactcctcgacggttcacagtagctaccttgtgttttgacttgataattttgtattgatgagaactttccacctggataggtagTGACTGTATTAAagatctggtgatgaagatgaaggagaatTAAgtgaactcctcgacggttcacagtagctaccttgtgtttggacttgatcaattttatattgatgagaactttccacccatatggattgtgactgcataggggggtctggtgatgaagacggaggacagtcacctttcacgtttttctgaatatttatattacatgtggataaagggggagtgaaattttgtatatgagttaaggtagtatttttaaaattggtattgtaggacttagatacttatcataagaaaataacgtttcaactaattgctcattaatttttgttcacactcagttaggtgtgctaacactaaaaattaaaaaataaaaattttaataaaaaaaattcaaccgacttccaactctaaaataacctaaactaaaaagcaaaaaataacatcttacctatgtgctaccttctgatcagtttgaaggcggtgccaatccagtgtcatgttttaattaaagccgtttctaaaagaaccacagaaattgtgtaatttaaatggcttgaattaaaacatcactggcttggcaccgccttcaaactgatcagaaggtagcacataggtaagatgttattttttgctttttagtttaggttattttagagttggaagtcggttgaattttttttattaaaattttgttaagtaggtattttttccGTGTTCTCATTAGACATGGTCGTAAACCGATCCCACTTCTGCCGTAAAGTGGTCGTAAAGTTGTCGACTCGATGCGTCGCCACCCTCTTACCTACTGGGGATTCATTTACTTCTGTCGACTGCGCTGGTACCTAAGTGTTACAGTCGGAAGACAACTCTAGGGTGATAAACAGAAACATTTTATacggtaatattaaaaaaatattattataaaaacaaaaaaacctgtaaatttttaaacaaattacaatatctgtataaag
This window of the Bicyclus anynana chromosome 19, ilBicAnyn1.1, whole genome shotgun sequence genome carries:
- the LOC112054521 gene encoding uncharacterized protein LOC112054521 — its product is MSETLEWTNEEVIRLIKAYKAKGMLWDPNHDLYRVQTAKYEAWCELAERYGCEVVDLRKKFNSIFASHRREKAKIRHGGKSSWFLYNHLSFLPSHIYNEESETKTTPMKKPSVDEPHEPPDELQSDTEEYEDINSHSPVHIIVKEEAEIPDTPPKIYRPKSTRLVRKRKILHEDDMIIEKKDVLNRKMLKRSKFYKKKDECDSFGEYIAMSLRKHDDRTRSMIKQAINNILFEQEMKKYNSGHYAVIYTDENPLIVPDDK